One genomic segment of Gemmatimonadota bacterium includes these proteins:
- a CDS encoding SulP family inorganic anion transporter: MQAQSVRYGSAKLNYSLDTFRGDLFGGITAAVVGLPVALAFGVASGMGAAAGLYGAIGVGLFAALFGGTRSQISGPTAPMTVAMAVIITEHASSMSEALVVVMMGGFLQILLGVLRIGRYVAYTPHVVISGFMSGIGLIVMLIQALPFIGAPAAPGGVVGTIQVLSDAVADINYSAFAIAFVTLAVGVLWPRALSRIVPGTLVALVVGTLLSVLWLTGVPVIGVIPSGLPEIILVPPTADFLLRAIEPALILALLGSVDSLLTSLIADSLTGTRHRADQELVGQGIGNMVAGLIGGLPGAGATMGTVTNIRAGGTTRLSGAVRAAILLVLLMGLGWIVEPIPHAVLAGILMKVGWDIVDWRMLKRIHRLRGEHLIILLITLGLTVFVDLVTAVAIGLIVAGMAHARKLESLELDSVVSVPLLDRQFFTQEEDTDGMDEFTARVGLVALRGSFTVASSKKLVGVISEDIKDHDVVIFDFSGATYIDDSAAMVVEQLMDVATSENTAFIVMSLSGYVEDTLSALGIIQRVPVAHIVETLDEAREVARKLLGM, from the coding sequence ATGCAAGCCCAATCAGTCAGGTACGGGAGCGCTAAGTTGAACTACAGCCTGGACACTTTTCGCGGCGATCTGTTCGGTGGGATAACCGCGGCGGTAGTGGGCCTGCCGGTCGCACTCGCCTTCGGCGTCGCGTCGGGCATGGGTGCGGCGGCCGGGCTGTACGGCGCGATCGGCGTCGGTCTGTTCGCCGCGCTGTTTGGCGGGACCCGTTCCCAGATATCCGGTCCCACGGCGCCCATGACCGTGGCCATGGCGGTCATCATCACAGAACACGCCAGTTCGATGAGCGAAGCCCTGGTCGTCGTCATGATGGGCGGCTTCCTGCAGATTCTGCTGGGCGTGCTGCGGATCGGCCGTTACGTCGCCTACACCCCCCACGTGGTGATCTCGGGATTCATGTCCGGTATCGGCCTGATCGTCATGCTGATCCAGGCTCTGCCCTTCATCGGCGCGCCCGCCGCCCCGGGCGGCGTCGTCGGTACCATCCAGGTGCTGTCGGATGCCGTAGCAGACATCAACTACAGCGCTTTCGCGATCGCCTTCGTCACCCTGGCCGTCGGCGTACTCTGGCCCAGGGCTTTGTCGCGAATCGTGCCCGGGACCCTGGTAGCGCTCGTCGTCGGCACGCTGTTGAGCGTGCTCTGGTTGACCGGAGTGCCTGTAATCGGGGTCATACCCTCTGGCCTGCCGGAAATCATCCTCGTGCCGCCCACCGCCGACTTCCTGCTGCGCGCCATCGAACCCGCGCTCATCCTCGCCCTGTTGGGTTCGGTGGACAGCCTGCTCACCTCCCTCATCGCCGATTCACTGACGGGGACGCGCCACCGGGCGGACCAGGAACTGGTGGGCCAGGGCATCGGCAACATGGTGGCCGGGTTGATCGGCGGTCTCCCCGGCGCGGGCGCCACTATGGGCACGGTAACCAATATCCGGGCCGGTGGTACCACTCGTTTGTCCGGCGCGGTCCGTGCGGCCATACTCCTGGTGCTTCTCATGGGCCTTGGCTGGATCGTCGAGCCGATCCCCCACGCCGTACTGGCGGGCATATTGATGAAGGTCGGCTGGGACATCGTCGACTGGCGGATGCTGAAGCGTATCCACCGTCTCCGAGGGGAACATCTCATCATTCTGCTGATCACCCTGGGACTGACCGTATTCGTCGACCTGGTCACCGCCGTGGCCATCGGATTGATCGTCGCCGGCATGGCCCACGCCAGGAAGTTGGAAAGCCTCGAGCTGGACAGCGTGGTGTCCGTTCCGCTGCTTGACCGTCAGTTTTTCACTCAGGAAGAAGATACCGACGGCATGGACGAATTCACGGCCCGCGTAGGCCTGGTCGCGCTCAGGGGCAGTTTCACCGTGGCCTCGTCCAAGAAGCTGGTGGGGGTGATCAGCGAGGACATCAAAGACCATGACGTCGTCATCTTCGATTTCTCCGGGGCTACGTACATCGACGACAGCGCGGCCATGGTCGTCGAACAGCTCATGGACGTAGCCACGAGCGAAAATACCGCGTTCATCGTCATGTCCCTTTCGGGTTACGTCGAGGATACCCTTTCCGCCCTCGGCATCATCCAGCGCGTTCCCGTGGCGCATATCGTGGAAACGCTGGATGAAGCACGCGAGGTCGCCAGGAAGTTGCTGGGGATGTGA
- a CDS encoding SOS response-associated peptidase, translating into MCGRLSQNLTWQQIYTLYTLPVSAPRLDPQPRFNGAPTQDFALCRLDESGMRSMCVLRWGLVPFWAKDVKIGARMINARAETVQEKPAFRTAFRTRRCLIPANGWFEWKRTGPTGGGKKPYFLALENGSALSFAALWEQWGRDGQHLETFTIITTEASPALSDIHDRQPAVVDPDDYTDWLDPGTPVETLQEIIGTPHEGPYEIRPVSDRVNRVANDTPDILKPLVRQTLF; encoded by the coding sequence ATGTGCGGCCGCCTCTCACAGAACCTGACCTGGCAGCAGATCTACACGCTGTACACGTTGCCTGTTTCCGCGCCCCGGCTTGATCCGCAACCCAGGTTTAACGGTGCGCCAACCCAGGATTTCGCACTCTGCCGCCTGGACGAAAGTGGGATGAGATCCATGTGCGTGCTTCGCTGGGGACTGGTCCCATTCTGGGCCAAAGACGTAAAGATCGGTGCGCGGATGATCAACGCCAGAGCGGAGACCGTCCAGGAGAAACCGGCCTTCCGAACGGCCTTCCGTACGAGGCGGTGCCTCATCCCGGCGAACGGATGGTTCGAATGGAAACGGACCGGGCCGACCGGGGGCGGCAAGAAACCTTATTTCCTGGCGCTTGAAAACGGTTCGGCCCTTTCCTTCGCCGCACTGTGGGAACAGTGGGGCCGGGACGGCCAGCATCTCGAAACGTTCACCATCATCACGACCGAAGCTTCGCCCGCGCTTTCGGATATACACGATCGGCAGCCCGCGGTGGTCGATCCGGACGATTATACCGACTGGCTCGACCCCGGGACGCCCGTGGAAACACTTCAGGAGATCATTGGAACGCCCCACGAAGGACCCTATGAAATCCGTCCGGTGAGCGACCGGGTAAACCGGGTGGCCAACGACACGCCGGACATCCTGAAGCCGCTGGTGAGACAAACGCTGTTCTGA
- a CDS encoding helix-hairpin-helix domain-containing protein: protein MTNLMNPRSVLLHSLITGLFAVVMGGCGGSEPDGTGTPGDPAQAESAVESASAVINPNLAGSDDLGMLPGMTSELADAVLDARPFMDMIELDGLVAGQLGGDEAAALYAQLFIPLNLNTASDDEILLVPGVGDRMLHEFKEYRPYLSIAQWRREMGKYVDDTEVARMEQYVFVPIDLNTATDEEILAVPGVGERMAHEFREYRPYTSMEQFRREIGKYVDDGEVDRLARYVEIRSQDP from the coding sequence ATGACGAACTTAATGAACCCCCGGTCTGTCTTACTACATTCGCTGATCACCGGCCTGTTCGCGGTCGTGATGGGAGGATGCGGCGGTTCGGAACCGGACGGCACGGGCACTCCGGGCGATCCCGCCCAGGCCGAATCGGCCGTCGAATCGGCGTCGGCGGTCATCAATCCCAATCTCGCCGGAAGCGACGATCTCGGGATGCTACCGGGTATGACCTCAGAGCTCGCGGACGCGGTGCTGGATGCGCGTCCCTTCATGGACATGATCGAACTGGACGGGCTAGTCGCCGGGCAGCTGGGCGGCGATGAGGCCGCCGCGCTCTACGCGCAGTTGTTCATACCCCTGAACCTGAACACGGCCTCGGACGATGAGATCCTGCTGGTACCCGGCGTGGGAGACCGGATGCTCCACGAATTCAAGGAGTACCGCCCCTATCTTTCCATCGCCCAGTGGCGGCGGGAAATGGGCAAGTACGTGGATGACACGGAGGTCGCCCGCATGGAACAGTACGTGTTCGTCCCCATCGACCTGAACACGGCCACGGACGAGGAGATACTCGCCGTGCCCGGCGTGGGCGAGCGCATGGCCCATGAATTCAGGGAATACCGTCCGTATACCAGCATGGAGCAGTTTCGCCGTGAAATCGGTAAGTACGTGGACGATGGTGAGGTGGACCGGCTGGCAAGATACGTGGAGATCCGAAGCCAGGATCCGTAG
- a CDS encoding TIM barrel protein translates to MKLAVNGRMDAEHLAFARQLGVTDVVNGVPDCDLSKGYYDFHDLSLQKARIEDAGLAWSVLEGVPPEWCDKIKLGLPGRDEQIDNWCRTLENMGAVGIPVLGYFFSLRNVGGNYGLRTSKSTRSRGGAIVTRFDYEQIRGARQDYWRPPVPRDLERSDEDMWRNVAYFLEAVIPSAEQAGVHMSLHPDDPPISPIAGIARVFRSHEALARLVDIVPSDCNGLGFCQGTISEMPGNVLDAIRYFGSRDKINYVHFRFVSGPVPAFSETFIDQGHVDPMESLLAYDEAGVDCPMIDDHVPRLATDPEGRHNTSRAYALGYMKALLDNVGRCREGVA, encoded by the coding sequence ATGAAACTGGCCGTCAACGGAAGGATGGACGCCGAACACCTCGCCTTCGCCCGTCAACTGGGGGTAACGGACGTGGTGAACGGGGTGCCGGACTGCGACTTGTCTAAGGGGTATTACGACTTCCATGACCTGTCGCTCCAGAAGGCACGCATTGAAGATGCCGGCCTGGCCTGGTCGGTGCTCGAGGGCGTACCCCCCGAGTGGTGCGACAAGATCAAGCTGGGACTGCCGGGTCGCGACGAGCAGATCGACAACTGGTGCAGGACGCTGGAGAACATGGGCGCGGTGGGCATCCCCGTCCTGGGTTACTTCTTCAGCCTGCGCAACGTGGGCGGCAACTACGGGCTGCGCACGTCCAAATCGACGCGGAGCCGGGGCGGCGCGATCGTCACCCGTTTCGACTACGAACAGATCCGGGGCGCGAGGCAGGACTACTGGCGTCCCCCCGTTCCCCGGGACCTGGAACGGTCCGACGAGGACATGTGGCGCAACGTCGCCTATTTCCTGGAGGCGGTCATACCGTCGGCCGAGCAGGCCGGGGTGCACATGAGCCTGCACCCGGACGACCCGCCCATATCGCCCATCGCGGGAATCGCCCGGGTCTTCCGCAGCCACGAGGCTCTCGCACGGCTCGTCGACATCGTTCCCAGCGACTGCAACGGCCTGGGCTTCTGCCAGGGTACCATTTCGGAAATGCCCGGCAACGTGCTCGACGCCATCCGGTATTTCGGCAGCCGGGACAAGATCAACTACGTTCATTTCCGGTTCGTATCCGGACCCGTTCCCGCGTTCTCGGAAACCTTCATCGACCAGGGACACGTGGATCCCATGGAATCCCTGCTGGCCTACGACGAAGCCGGCGTGGACTGTCCCATGATCGACGACCACGTGCCGCGGCTGGCCACAGATCCGGAGGGACGCCATAACACGTCCAGGGCCTATGCGCTGGGCTACATGAAGGCGCTGTTGGACAACGTCGGGCGATGCCGGGAAGGTGTCGCGTGA
- a CDS encoding phytanoyl-CoA dioxygenase family protein: MIRVDRDRFLEEGFLVLRGMISMRDLDVLRRSYEILVDRQRRIWTDEAARGKAPADVWRSSAQPRLNITRPPDLGDRETAAAFEFWLHENTQGVSSVLLAEADAPPTEMMLMCNPVRDHGPARWHRDFYPPLNCPLMAYADDILESGPRYVQWNVPLYDDSVLWVVPGSHVRRNTTEENASMSRDPRSPVPGGVQTLLQAGDGVVYILPILHWGSNYTTKLRRTIHGGFARLTHWHTTAWIEHLAPHARDTCLRWRDRAGGYMNHGEAALRAVLAADAGAYRSALGLLHPGRGEKGVVKSTICLSKTARHIYNQHCVDPDDLTAPESLGIESVHPMTLQWGRPLGDRFTPEEAEVLWARFKPVDDLMQSDENQLLPGFQGGETRYYFEEVPPALTPDNWYASWTTGRIGNGASPS; the protein is encoded by the coding sequence GTGATCCGCGTCGACCGGGACCGGTTCCTTGAAGAGGGTTTCCTGGTCTTGCGCGGCATGATCTCCATGCGGGATCTCGACGTCCTTCGCCGCAGCTACGAAATCCTCGTGGACCGGCAGCGGAGGATCTGGACGGACGAGGCGGCCCGGGGCAAGGCGCCGGCCGACGTGTGGCGGTCCTCGGCCCAGCCGAGGTTGAACATCACGCGGCCACCGGACCTGGGCGACCGGGAAACGGCGGCGGCTTTCGAGTTCTGGCTCCACGAGAACACCCAGGGCGTGAGCAGTGTGCTCCTCGCCGAAGCCGACGCGCCGCCCACGGAAATGATGCTCATGTGCAACCCGGTGAGAGACCACGGTCCCGCCCGGTGGCACCGTGATTTCTATCCGCCGTTGAACTGTCCGCTCATGGCCTATGCGGACGATATTCTGGAAAGCGGTCCCCGGTACGTCCAGTGGAACGTACCGCTCTATGATGACAGCGTGCTGTGGGTCGTCCCGGGCAGCCACGTCCGGCGCAACACGACCGAGGAAAACGCGTCCATGTCCAGGGATCCGAGATCACCGGTTCCGGGCGGCGTGCAGACCCTACTGCAGGCGGGGGATGGGGTCGTCTACATTCTGCCCATACTCCACTGGGGAAGCAACTACACCACGAAACTGCGCCGCACCATTCACGGGGGGTTCGCGCGCCTTACGCACTGGCATACGACGGCCTGGATCGAGCACCTCGCACCCCACGCCCGCGATACCTGCCTGCGCTGGCGCGATCGCGCCGGCGGTTACATGAACCACGGAGAGGCGGCGTTGCGCGCGGTCCTGGCCGCGGATGCCGGCGCCTATCGAAGCGCGCTGGGTCTCCTGCATCCCGGAAGGGGCGAGAAGGGCGTCGTCAAGTCGACCATCTGTCTCAGCAAAACGGCCCGGCATATCTACAACCAGCATTGCGTGGACCCGGACGACCTTACTGCGCCGGAATCCCTGGGCATAGAGTCGGTCCATCCCATGACCCTGCAATGGGGCAGGCCGCTCGGGGACCGCTTCACCCCGGAGGAAGCGGAAGTCCTGTGGGCGCGGTTCAAGCCTGTCGACGACCTCATGCAATCCGACGAGAACCAGTTGCTGCCGGGTTTCCAGGGCGGCGAGACCCGATATTACTTCGAAGAAGTCCCGCCGGCGCTCACCCCGGACAACTGGTACGCTTCATGGACCACCGGACGAATAGGAAACGGGGCATCCCCATCATGA
- a CDS encoding YjhG/YagF family D-xylonate dehydratase, whose translation MKTPSLLSFEAVVGQSDPGIYDIQSSAPGPEGSLPLTGDMLRESPSGELFGLSQNVGMGWSPGALNRREYLILSTQGGIRASDGTPVALGYHTGHWEVGLLMQAAAEELTALGGIPFGGYCTDPCDGRTQGTPGMMDSLPYRNDAAIIFRRLIRSLPTRRGVIGVATCDKGLPAMMIALAATHDLPCVLVPGGVTLPPEEGEDAGKIQSIGARYAHGEITLEYAADMGCRTCASPGGGCQFLGTAATSQVVGEAFGLSLPHSALAPSGQPIWTDMAKRSARALMRLDAEGLTVRKILTEAALENAMTVHAAFGGSTNLLLHIPAVAHAAGLRRPGIEDWARINRQTPRLVDVLPNGPTGYPTVTAFLAGGVPEVMLHLREAGLLNESVLTASGSTLGDVLDWWRTSDRRRLVRERLKKVDGIDPNDVIMSPDRARNRGLTSTVTFPVGNLAPEGSVIKSTAIDPDVVDPDGVYRKTGPARVFTRERDAIAAIKSRGDDRIKPGDVMVLICRGPMGAGMEETYQITAALRHLSFGKHVAVVTDARFSGISTGACIGHVGPEALAGGPIGNVIDGDLVEIVIDRNNLTGSINLVGSGDRTIGAEEGTRLLAGRSPRNDLAVDPNLPDDTRLWAALQQAGGGAWGGCVYDVDEIVQRLQHRVPAGPEPAKPSKPKTKAGKNGR comes from the coding sequence ATGAAAACACCTTCCCTGCTCTCCTTCGAGGCCGTCGTCGGCCAGTCCGACCCCGGCATATACGATATACAGTCCAGTGCACCGGGTCCGGAAGGCAGCCTGCCGCTGACCGGAGACATGTTGCGGGAAAGTCCGAGCGGCGAACTCTTCGGCCTGTCCCAGAACGTGGGCATGGGTTGGAGTCCAGGGGCGCTGAATCGCCGGGAATACCTGATCCTCAGCACCCAGGGAGGGATCCGCGCCTCCGACGGAACACCCGTGGCCCTGGGGTACCACACGGGCCACTGGGAGGTCGGATTGCTCATGCAGGCGGCCGCCGAGGAGCTCACGGCCCTGGGCGGCATTCCCTTCGGCGGCTACTGCACCGATCCCTGCGATGGACGCACCCAGGGCACGCCGGGCATGATGGACAGCCTGCCTTACCGCAACGACGCGGCCATAATCTTCCGGCGGCTGATCCGGTCGTTGCCGACGCGCCGCGGCGTGATCGGCGTGGCGACCTGCGACAAGGGGCTGCCCGCCATGATGATCGCACTGGCGGCGACACACGACCTGCCCTGCGTGCTGGTGCCGGGCGGCGTCACGCTGCCGCCCGAGGAGGGTGAAGACGCCGGCAAGATCCAGTCCATCGGCGCCCGGTACGCCCACGGTGAGATCACGCTGGAATATGCGGCGGACATGGGCTGCCGGACCTGCGCGTCGCCGGGCGGCGGCTGCCAGTTCCTCGGAACGGCGGCCACCTCGCAGGTCGTGGGCGAAGCCTTCGGCCTTTCCCTGCCCCACAGCGCGCTAGCGCCGTCGGGGCAACCCATCTGGACCGACATGGCGAAACGGTCGGCCCGGGCGCTGATGCGGCTGGACGCCGAGGGGCTGACCGTTCGGAAGATCCTGACCGAAGCGGCGCTCGAGAACGCCATGACGGTCCATGCCGCCTTCGGAGGCTCGACCAACCTGCTGCTGCACATCCCCGCGGTCGCCCATGCCGCCGGACTGCGCCGTCCCGGGATCGAGGACTGGGCAAGAATCAACCGGCAGACGCCCCGGCTGGTGGATGTGCTGCCGAACGGTCCGACGGGCTATCCCACGGTGACCGCCTTCCTGGCCGGCGGCGTGCCGGAAGTCATGCTGCACCTGCGCGAAGCGGGCCTGTTGAACGAATCGGTGCTTACCGCGTCCGGTTCTACGCTCGGTGACGTACTGGACTGGTGGCGGACGTCCGACAGGCGGCGGTTGGTCCGCGAGCGCCTCAAGAAGGTGGACGGGATCGACCCGAACGACGTGATCATGTCCCCCGACCGCGCGCGAAACCGGGGGCTGACCAGCACGGTTACCTTTCCCGTGGGCAACCTCGCTCCGGAAGGATCGGTCATCAAGAGTACGGCGATCGACCCGGACGTCGTCGATCCGGACGGGGTATACCGTAAAACGGGACCCGCACGCGTATTCACGCGGGAACGGGACGCCATCGCTGCCATCAAGAGCCGGGGCGATGACCGGATCAAGCCCGGCGACGTGATGGTGCTCATCTGTCGGGGTCCCATGGGCGCCGGGATGGAGGAGACCTACCAGATCACCGCCGCGCTGAGGCACCTGTCCTTCGGAAAGCACGTCGCCGTGGTGACCGACGCCCGGTTCTCCGGCATCTCGACGGGCGCCTGCATCGGTCACGTCGGTCCCGAGGCCCTGGCAGGCGGTCCCATCGGAAATGTCATCGACGGCGACCTGGTGGAAATCGTCATCGACCGTAACAACCTGACCGGATCCATCAACCTGGTCGGCAGCGGGGACCGCACGATCGGCGCGGAAGAGGGCACCCGGCTGCTCGCCGGGCGTTCGCCGAGGAATGACCTGGCCGTCGACCCGAATCTGCCCGATGACACCCGGCTCTGGGCCGCACTGCAGCAGGCCGGCGGCGGAGCGTGGGGCGGATGTGTCTACGACGTGGACGAGATCGTCCAGCGTTTGCAGCACCGTGTCCCGGCCGGACCGGAGCCCGCGAAGCCGTCAAAACCTAAGACGAAGGCAGGTAAAAATGGCAGATAA
- a CDS encoding cysteine hydrolase: MTPGSGPHCSRPAAERGADVSTTWTRSSSVCSTVSRPDRSPRSRQNLRRRQVKMADNPAVLDLKVRYFQDSTPADVPCREEHFIRREFRMNLPVEQTALVLVDLWNAHFIDSWIERAARVTREAIVPAIEMSRKAGLPVIHAPSPEVARQFPQSARNPKAPAPPRGGADWPPPAFRSREGAYRAYRGPRSQPPGIGLHWDPISDGLTVSPAVEVRDEDVVITTGAELHEVLAERNVLHLVYAGFATNWCVLGRDYGIRSMARYGYNIVFLRDCTAGVEFPDTLDELFVTEIAVREIEQQFGFSASNQDYFESCRKIAEGNAD, encoded by the coding sequence ATGACACCCGGCTCTGGGCCGCACTGCAGCAGGCCGGCGGCGGAGCGTGGGGCGGATGTGTCTACGACGTGGACGAGATCGTCCAGCGTTTGCAGCACCGTGTCCCGGCCGGACCGGAGCCCGCGAAGCCGTCAAAACCTAAGACGAAGGCAGGTAAAAATGGCAGATAACCCCGCCGTACTCGACCTGAAAGTGCGGTATTTCCAGGACAGTACCCCCGCCGATGTGCCCTGCAGGGAGGAGCACTTCATCCGCCGGGAGTTCCGGATGAACCTGCCCGTCGAACAGACGGCGCTCGTCCTGGTGGACCTGTGGAACGCCCATTTCATCGACAGTTGGATCGAACGGGCCGCCCGGGTCACGCGGGAGGCGATCGTGCCGGCCATCGAGATGAGCCGGAAGGCCGGCCTGCCGGTGATCCACGCCCCGTCGCCGGAGGTGGCGCGGCAGTTTCCCCAGTCGGCCCGGAATCCGAAGGCGCCGGCACCTCCGCGCGGCGGCGCGGACTGGCCGCCCCCGGCGTTCAGGAGCAGGGAAGGCGCGTACCGGGCTTACCGCGGTCCCCGGAGCCAACCCCCGGGCATCGGTCTTCACTGGGATCCCATCAGCGACGGCCTGACGGTGTCGCCGGCCGTGGAGGTCCGTGACGAAGACGTGGTGATCACCACCGGCGCCGAACTGCACGAGGTGCTGGCCGAACGGAACGTGCTCCACCTGGTCTACGCCGGTTTCGCTACCAACTGGTGCGTCCTGGGCAGAGACTACGGCATACGGTCCATGGCCCGGTACGGATACAATATCGTGTTCCTGCGCGACTGCACCGCGGGCGTCGAATTCCCGGACACGCTGGACGAGCTTTTCGTAACGGAAATCGCGGTCCGCGAGATCGAGCAGCAGTTCGGATTCTCGGCGTCCAACCAGGACTACTTCGAGAGTTGTCGGAAGATTGCAGAAGGGAACGCGGATTGA
- a CDS encoding amidohydrolase family protein: MVRPGQRLRHTVHGPVRIQYRVPARLHRGRRIPGHAGRAFRNGNRGPRDRAAVRILGVQPGLLRELSEDCRRERGLIIDTHTHFYDPSRPQGVPWPDPGDAFLYRRIMPEDFKGEARSEGVTGTVVVEASAWVEDNRWILDLAEEDPFLLGLVGHLEPPDEDFESDLDRFAAHDLFYGIRLGKVPVDDPAYLKALEQLAALDLTLDLLVGKEWLAGVTACAARFPGLRIVLNHLAHVPVTGGRPDEEWTAGIITAAAHPNVFCKISGMVELARDDPPPEDPAYYKPVLDVLWNAFGESRLLYASNWPVSWRFASYRQVQALAMACFEPRGSEALDKIMGKNSREAYRWVPRN, from the coding sequence CTGGTGCGTCCTGGGCAGAGACTACGGCATACGGTCCATGGCCCGGTACGGATACAATATCGTGTTCCTGCGCGACTGCACCGCGGGCGTCGAATTCCCGGACACGCTGGACGAGCTTTTCGTAACGGAAATCGCGGTCCGCGAGATCGAGCAGCAGTTCGGATTCTCGGCGTCCAACCAGGACTACTTCGAGAGTTGTCGGAAGATTGCAGAAGGGAACGCGGATTGATCATCGACACCCACACCCACTTTTACGATCCCTCCAGGCCGCAGGGCGTGCCCTGGCCCGATCCCGGCGACGCATTCCTGTACCGGCGTATCATGCCGGAGGACTTCAAGGGCGAGGCGCGGTCCGAAGGCGTCACGGGCACGGTCGTGGTGGAAGCCAGTGCCTGGGTGGAGGACAACCGGTGGATACTGGACCTGGCCGAGGAAGACCCCTTCCTGCTGGGCCTGGTGGGTCACCTGGAACCACCGGACGAAGATTTCGAATCCGACCTGGACCGTTTTGCCGCCCATGACCTCTTCTACGGCATCCGGTTGGGGAAGGTGCCCGTCGACGATCCGGCGTATCTCAAGGCGCTGGAGCAACTCGCCGCCCTCGACCTCACGCTGGACCTGCTCGTGGGCAAGGAGTGGCTGGCCGGGGTGACCGCCTGTGCGGCCCGTTTCCCCGGTCTCAGGATCGTGCTGAACCACCTCGCCCACGTGCCGGTAACCGGCGGCCGCCCGGACGAGGAGTGGACAGCCGGCATCATCACCGCCGCGGCACATCCCAACGTATTCTGCAAGATATCGGGCATGGTGGAACTGGCGCGGGACGATCCTCCGCCGGAGGACCCGGCCTACTATAAACCGGTCCTCGATGTGCTCTGGAACGCTTTCGGGGAGAGCCGGCTGCTGTATGCCAGCAACTGGCCGGTTTCCTGGAGATTCGCTTCCTACCGCCAGGTGCAGGCACTGGCCATGGCCTGCTTCGAACCGAGAGGGTCGGAAGCCCTGGATAAAATCATGGGTAAGAACAGCAGGGAAGCCTACAGGTGGGTGCCGCGAAACTGA
- a CDS encoding citrate synthase, which produces MPDTLTVIDNRTGKKYEVPIQYGTYPRYGAAIPTTVFRQIKVSEDDFGLLGYDPAFTNTASCRSSITHIDGEKGILRYRGYPIEDLAVNSSFLEVAFLIVHGMLPTLTELDEWSYDITHHAIVHENIKKFMDGFRYDAHPMGILISTVAALSTFYPEAKRIRDVEIRNEQIHRLIAKIPTIAAFAYRHSQGFPYTYPDNGLGYCGNFLSMMYKMTEKYTPDPVLEKALDVVFILHVDHEQNCSANAMRSVGSSLPDPYVSVAAAAAGLYGPLHGGANEQVLHMLQEIGHISRVPAYIKKVKQGDIRLMGFGHRVYKNYDPRAKILKEMTHRVLGVTEKNTLLDVAVELERIALEDDYFVNRQLYPNVDFYSGLIYQAMGFPLEMFPVLFAIPRTVGWLAQWAEMLDDPEQKIARPRQIYTGDDVCQYVPIEDR; this is translated from the coding sequence ATGCCCGATACGTTGACGGTCATCGACAACCGGACCGGCAAGAAATACGAGGTCCCGATCCAGTACGGGACCTATCCCAGGTACGGCGCCGCGATCCCCACCACGGTCTTTCGACAGATCAAGGTGTCCGAAGACGACTTCGGGCTGCTGGGTTACGACCCGGCATTCACCAACACCGCCTCCTGCCGGAGCAGCATAACTCACATCGACGGGGAAAAGGGTATCCTGCGTTACCGGGGCTACCCCATCGAGGACCTGGCGGTCAACAGTTCCTTTCTCGAAGTCGCTTTCCTGATCGTCCACGGCATGCTGCCGACCCTGACCGAGCTGGACGAATGGTCCTACGACATCACCCATCACGCGATCGTCCATGAGAATATCAAGAAGTTCATGGACGGGTTCCGTTACGACGCCCATCCCATGGGGATCCTGATCAGCACGGTCGCCGCGCTTTCCACATTCTACCCCGAGGCGAAGCGGATACGTGACGTGGAGATCCGCAACGAACAGATCCACCGGCTCATCGCCAAGATTCCGACCATCGCCGCATTCGCGTACCGGCACAGCCAGGGCTTTCCCTACACCTATCCGGACAATGGCCTGGGGTACTGCGGTAACTTCCTGTCCATGATGTACAAGATGACGGAGAAGTACACCCCCGATCCCGTGCTGGAAAAGGCCCTGGACGTGGTATTCATCCTGCACGTGGACCACGAGCAGAACTGCAGCGCCAACGCGATGCGGAGCGTAGGCAGTTCACTGCCCGATCCCTACGTGTCCGTGGCCGCCGCCGCCGCCGGCCTGTACGGTCCGCTGCACGGCGGCGCGAACGAGCAGGTGCTGCACATGCTGCAGGAAATCGGCCACATCAGCCGCGTGCCCGCTTACATCAAGAAGGTCAAGCAGGGTGATATACGGCTCATGGGGTTCGGCCACCGGGTGTATAAGAACTACGATCCCCGGGCCAAGATCCTCAAGGAGATGACCCACCGGGTACTGGGCGTGACCGAGAAGAACACGCTGCTGGACGTCGCCGTGGAACTCGAGCGGATCGCCCTTGAAGACGATTATTTCGTCAACCGGCAACTCTATCCGAACGTCGACTTCTATTCGGGTCTCATCTACCAGGCCATGGGCTTCCCGCTCGAAATGTTCCCGGTGCTCTTCGCTATTCCCCGCACCGTGGGCTGGCTGGCCCAGTGGGCGGAGATGCTGGACGACCCGGAACAGAAAATCGCCCGTCCCCGCCAGATCTATACCGGCGACGACGTCTGTCAGTACGTTCCGATCGAAGACCGTTAG